A region from the Lutra lutra chromosome 1, mLutLut1.2, whole genome shotgun sequence genome encodes:
- the LOC125092787 gene encoding olfactory receptor 7G2-like — MFSIRFIHNMEPRNQTVFSEFFLLGLTDDPELQPLLFNLFLSTYLVTILGNLLVILAVISDSHLHTPMYFFLSNLSFTDICLSTSTIPKLLVNIQAQIQSISYAGCLIQVCFVLIFVGLENFLLAAMAYDRYVAICHPLRYTVIMNAQLCGLLMVLSLLISIANALLHSLMVLRLSFCKDLNIPHFFCELAQVVKLACSDTFINNILVYVLACLLGGVPLSGIIFSYTQIFSSVLRMPSDSGKYKAFSTCGSHLSVVSLFYGTAVGVYISSAISDSSRRNTMASVMYIVIPQMMNPFIYSLRNSDMQGALKKLIRRIPSFL; from the coding sequence ATGTTTTCCATCAGATTCATCCACAACATGGAACCCAGAAACCAGACagtattttcagaattctttctccTAGGACTGACAGATGATCCAGAACTACAGCCCCTCCTCTTCAATCTGTTCCTGTCCACGTACCTGGTCACCATCCTGGGAAATCTGCTGGTCATCCTGGCTGTCATCTCTGActcccacctccacacccccatgtacttcttcctctccaacctgTCCTTTACTGACATCTGTTTAAGCACATCCACCATCCCAAAGTTGCTGGTGAACATCCAAGCACAAATTCAGAGCATCAGTTATGCAGGCTGCCTCATCCAGGTCTGCTTTGTCTTGATTTTTGTTGGTTTGGAAAATTTTCTCCTTGCAGcaatggcctatgaccgctatgtggccatctgccaTCCCTTGAGGTACACCGTTATCATGAATGCCCAACTCTGTGGCCTGCTGATGGTGCTCTCCTTGCTCATTAGCATTGCCAATGCCCTGCTCCATAGCCTGATGGTGCTACGGCTATCCTTCTGTAAGGACCTGAACATCCCCCACTTCTTCTGCGAGCTTGCTCAAGTTGTCAAGCTTGCCTGTTCTGATACTTTCATCAATAATATCTTGGTATATGTTTTGGCTTGCTTACTTGGGGGTGTTCCTCTATCTGGAATCATTTTCTCTTACACTcaaattttctcctctgttttgaGAATGCCATCAGATAGTGGAAAGTATAAAGCTTTCTCTACCTGTGGGTCTCACCTGTCAGTTGTGTCCTTGTTCTATGGGACGGCTGTTGGAGTGTACATTAGTTCTGCAATTAGTGACTCTTCCAGGAGAAATACCATGGCTTCAGTGATGTACATTGTGATTCCTCAAATGATGAACCCCTTTATTTATAGTCTGAGGAATAGTGACATGCAGGGTGCCTTGAAGAAACTGATCAGAAGGATACCTTCTTTTCTGTGA
- the LOC125108137 gene encoding olfactory receptor 7G2-like: protein MSYINNMELRNQTDVSEFLLLGVTEDPELQPLLFCLFLSMYLVTILGNLLVILAVISDSRLHTPMYFFLSNLSFTDICLSTTTIPKMLVNIQAQNQSITYTGCITQVCFVLVFLGFENFLLAVMAYDRYVAICHPLRYTVIMNPHLCGWLILLSLYISIMDALLHSLMVLQLSFCADLEIPQFFCELAQVIKLACSDSFINTILANFMASVLSGISIFGIIFSYAKILYSLLRMPSAGRRYKAFSTCGSHLLVVSLFYGTGLGVYISSALMDSSRNTAVASVMYTVVPQLMNPFTYSLRNRDMKEALKKIIR, encoded by the coding sequence ATGTCTTATATTAACAACATGGAACTCAGAAACCAAACAGATGTatcagaatttcttcttctgggaGTGACGGAGGATCCAGAATTGCagcccctcctcttctgcctgttCCTGTCCATGTACCTGGTCACCATCCTGGGAAACCTGCTCGTCATCCTGGCTGTCATCTCTGACTCCCGcctccacacccccatgtacttcttcctctccaacctgTCCTTTACTGACATCTGCTTAAGCACAACCACCATCCCAAAGATGCTGGTGAACATCCAAGCACAGAACCAGAGCATCACTTACACAGGCTGCATCACCCAGGTCTGTTTTGTCTTGGTTTTCCTTGGTTTTGAGAATTTTCTCCTTGCAGtaatggcctatgaccgctatgttgCCATTTGTCATCCACTGAGGTACACCGTTATCATGAATCCCCACCTCTGTGGATGGTTAATTCTACTCTCTTTGTACATTAGCATCATGGATGCCCTCCTCCACAGTCTGATGGTGTTACAACTGTCCTTCTGCGCTGACTTGGAAATCCCCCAGTTTTTCTGTGAACTCGCACAGGTCATCAAGCTCGCCTGTTCTGATTCCTTCATCAATACCATCTTGGCTAATTTTATGGCTAGTGTGTTGAGTGGTATTTCTATCTTTGGGATCATTTTCTCGTATGCTAAAATTCTCTACTCTCTTTTGAGAATGCCATCAGCTGGCAGAAGATATAAAGCCTTTTCCACCTGTGGGTCTCATCTCCTAGTTGTTTCCTTGTTCTATGGGACAGGATTAGGGGTGTACATTAGCTCTGCACTTATGGACTCTTCCAGAAACACTGCGGTGGCCTCAGTGATGTACACTGTGGTTCCCCAATTGATGAACCCCTTTACCTACAGTCTGCGCAACAGGGATATGAAGGAagccttgaaaaaaataatcaggtaG
- the LOC125092796 gene encoding olfactory receptor 7G2-like, producing MEPRNHTAVSEFLLLGLTDDPELQPFLFCLFLSMYLVTLLGNLLIILAISSDSHLHTPIHFFLSNLSFTDICLSTTTVPKMLVNIQAQNQSITYTGCLTQVGSVLAFGGFENFLLKAMAYDRYVAICHPLKYTVIMNPQLCVLLILLSLFFSLMVVMLHSLMVLRISFCKDLEIPHFFCELAQVIKLACSDTLINNILIYFVASLFGGIPLSGIIFSYTQIVSSVLRLPSVGEKLKAFSTCGSHLSVVSLFYGTVVGVYLSSVVTDSSKKTAVASVIYAVVPQMMNPFIYSLRNRDMKGTLRKLISGIPSLL from the coding sequence ATGGAACCCAGAAATCACACAGCTGTTTCAGAATTTCTTCTGCTGGGATTGACAGATGATCCAGAACTGCAGCCTTTCCTATTCTGCCTGTTCCTGTCCATGTACCTGGTCACTCTCCTGGGAAATCTGCTCATCATCCTGGCCATCAGTTCTGActcccacctccacacccccatacacttcttcctctccaacctgTCCTTTACTGACATCTGCTTAAGCACAACCACTGTCCCAAAGATGCTGGTGAACATCCAAGCACAGAACCAGAGCATCACCTACACAGGCTGCCTCACCCAGGTTGGATCTGTCCTGGCTTTTGGTGGTTTTGAAAACTTTCTCCTTAAAGcgatggcctatgaccgctatgtggccatttgTCACCCCTTGAAGTACACTGTTATCATGAACCCCCAACTCTGTGTTCTGCTGATTCTACTCTCACTGTTCTTTAGCCTTATGGTTGTCATGCTCCATAGTCTAATGGTGCTACGGATATCCTTCTGCAAGGACTTGGAAATCCCCCATTTCTTCTGTGAACTTGCTCAGGTCATCAAGCTTGCCTGTTCTGATACCCTGATCAACAACATCCTAATTTATTTTGTGGCTAGCCTATTTGGTGGTATTCCTCTCTCTGGAATCATTTTCTCTTATACTCAAATTGTCTCCTCTGTTCTGAGACTGCCATCAGTGGGGGAAAAGCTCAAAGCTTTCTCCACCTGCGGATCTCACCTGTCAGTTGTGTCCTTGTTCTATGGGACAGTTGTTGGAGTGTACCTTAGTTCTGTAGTTACTGACTCTTCCAAGAAGACTGCAGTGGCTTCAGTGATATATGCTGTGGTCCCTCAAATGATGAACCCCTTTATCTACAGCTTGCGGAACAGGGACATGAAAGGAACCTTGAGAAAACTCATCAGTGGAATCCCTTCTTTGCTGTGA